Proteins co-encoded in one Malus sylvestris chromosome 9, drMalSylv7.2, whole genome shotgun sequence genomic window:
- the LOC126583033 gene encoding transcription factor TCP2-like, whose translation MFSSSSYNSNTVIPFQHNFPFSSFSSSNYPPPPPCANLETCTGDTFLHHIPDPLSGQFSHQNIALMAPPSHQTLTHLGVSSNTVPGIINSTISSSCGDHLHHHQYYHSNYGSISNDNIIPYFLHSSREDLVVASAEMKKDRHSKIFTAQGLRDRRVRLSLNVARQFFDLQDLLGLDRASKTIEWLLKKSRKAIRDLGTQKKNLSCSSEQSKSLSSTSECDEVVSDINEVENHVMSKEKEMVMMKKLRESKSTGAYVAKESRAKARAKARERTREKKMCTTSRRPYQMLNQLNLLIEQLDDHETNISSSSKVNFGDHRVNQELGSLLANQAHHHHRHEEDQSALIKRNKMKSFSSVVSDYNTTDQSSSNSHLQFPNASQNWDINGAFPMP comes from the coding sequence ATGTTTTCATCTTCCAGTTATAATAGTAATACTGTAATTCCTTTTCAACATAActttcccttttcttctttttcttcttcaaattaccctcctcctcctccttgtgCAAACCTAGAAACCTGCACCGGAGACACTTTCCTTCATCACATTCCTGATCCCCTCTCTGGTCAATTTTCACACCAAAATATTGCTTTAATGGCGCCTCCTTCTCATCAAACCCTAACCCATTTGGGAGTTTCATCAAACACTGTGCCTGGTATTATAAACTCCACCATATCATCATCTTGTGGagatcatcttcatcatcatcagtaCTACCATAGTAACTATGGTAGCATTAGTAATGATAATATTATTCCTTattttcttcattcttctagggaAGATTTAGTAGTAGCATCGGCCGAGATGAAGAAAGACCGGCACAGCAAGATCTTCACCGCTCAGGGTTTGAGGGACCGTAGGGTGAGGCTCTCCCTCAACGTTGCCCGTCAGTTCTTTGACCTCCAAGACCTGCTAGGGCTTGACAGGGCAAGTAAAACCATCGAGTGGCTACTAAAAAAGTCCAGAAAGGCCATCAGGGATCTCGGAACACAGAAGAAGAACTTGAGCTGCAGTTCTGAGCAGTCCAAGAGTTTGTCTTCCACTTCCGAGTGCGACGAGGTTGTTTCGGACATAAACGAGGTGGAAAACCATGTAATGAGCAAAGAAAAAGAGATGGTGATGATGAAGAAGTTGAGAGAATCTAAATCTACTGGAGCTTATGTTGCGAAGGAGTCGAGGGCAAAGGCAAGAGCAAAGGCAAGGGAAAGGacaagagagaaaaagatgTGCACTACTAGTAGGAGGCCTTATCAGATGTTGAACCAATTGAACTTATTGATTGAGCAGCTTGATGATCACGAAACAAACATCTCATCCTCGTCGAAGGTTAATTTTGGAGATCACCGTGTGAATCAAGAACTGGGATCCCTCTTGGCTAATCAAGCTCATCACCATCATCGTCACGAGGAGGATCAATCTGCTTTGATCAAGAGAAACAAAATGAAGTCATTTTCATCAGTAGTTTCCGATTATAATACTACTGATCAGAGTTCCAGCAATAGCCACCTCCAATTTCCCAATGCTTCTCAAAATTGGGACATCAATGGCGCTTTCCCCATGCCCTAG